The following proteins are encoded in a genomic region of Spirosoma sp. SC4-14:
- a CDS encoding class I SAM-dependent methyltransferase: MWLAYLRYLARARDEHSLHSPFLFALYTQFIRVDNRSETVFSTIRSLQKKLRQNRQLIDITDFGAGSKVNSSRQRSIGDIARHSQKPARFGRLLFRLIRRFDAKNSLDLGTSLGITTAYMAEAARLNNGRVLTFEGCPQTATIARQNFDELRLQNVDVVVGNIDDTLPAQVSQLEKPLDLVFFDANHRYEPTVRYFEICLTTIHNDTVFVFDDIHWSDEMEQAWAYIKAHPAVTVTVDLFWVGLVFFRKEQPRQDFILQF; the protein is encoded by the coding sequence ATGTGGTTAGCTTACTTACGTTATCTCGCTCGCGCCCGCGACGAACATTCGCTTCATTCTCCCTTTTTATTTGCGCTTTACACCCAGTTTATCCGGGTTGACAATCGTTCAGAAACGGTATTTTCGACTATTCGAAGCCTGCAAAAAAAGCTTCGTCAGAATCGGCAATTAATCGATATTACTGATTTTGGCGCAGGCTCAAAAGTTAATTCGTCACGGCAGCGATCTATTGGCGATATTGCCCGGCACTCGCAGAAACCAGCTCGTTTTGGCCGATTGTTGTTTCGTCTGATTCGCCGATTTGATGCGAAAAATAGCCTGGATTTAGGAACCTCGCTCGGAATCACAACCGCTTATATGGCCGAAGCGGCCCGACTGAACAACGGTCGGGTACTAACCTTTGAAGGATGCCCGCAAACGGCCACCATTGCCCGACAAAACTTTGATGAGTTGCGGTTGCAAAACGTCGATGTAGTGGTTGGGAATATTGATGATACGTTACCGGCTCAGGTATCTCAATTGGAGAAGCCGCTCGATCTGGTTTTTTTTGATGCCAACCATCGGTATGAACCTACTGTGCGCTATTTCGAGATCTGCCTGACAACTATTCATAACGATACCGTATTCGTTTTCGACGATATACACTGGTCAGACGAGATGGAACAGGCCTGGGCTTACATAAAAGCGCATCCCGCCGTTACGGTAACCGTCGATTTATTTTGGGTAGGCTTGGTTTTCTTTCGGAAAGAGCAGCCCCGGCAGGATTTTATACTTCAGTTTTAG
- a CDS encoding DEAD/DEAH box helicase codes for MKTKNNNTDIQDDVLDQMPVEAVQTDENDMEAPVASADVEQAVDQVISVQEPTETAPKNDPNQLLFSSLNISDDLLKAVTDMGFVSPSPIQAEAIPPILDGRDVIGQAQTGTGKTAAFGIPALELIDVQDRSVQTLILCPTRELALQVADEIRKLAKYKRGVRIEAIYGGDSIDRQIRSLRNGVHIVIGTPGRVMDHMERNTLKLDNVKMMILDEADEMLDMGFREDIESILDDMPQERQTILFSATMSKPIMQITQKFQKNPVLVKVVKKELTNTNIEQVYFEVKPKAKVEVMCRLIDMYDLKLLLVFCNTKRKVDEIVEDLQIRGYQAEGLHGDLRQAQRNNVMSKFRAGTTSILVATDVAARGIDVDDVDAVINFDIPLDEEYYVHRIGRTGRAGKSGRAFSMVGRDEKYRFREIQSYTKVRVEKGVIPSFEDIVGVRKARFIEQIRHTIQEGQDLDLYADMLTQLHHAGFSTEQIVAALVKRSMGLEKNEFADQNLGLEDDRRRERDDRRDRYGDRNDRRSEGRFDDRRGRGDNRFGDRDRNDRGSARFDRNDDRRGRFGDRDRNDRSFGPREGGRGEGAGRNGYFDRDDKRTPRERDANMTRLMVTIGRKDYVRPGDIVGAIAGEANIPGNSIGSIDIFDKFTYVDVPKDVANRVLDAMEGNTIKGRRINIEVAR; via the coding sequence ATGAAAACGAAAAACAACAACACAGATATCCAGGACGACGTACTGGATCAAATGCCAGTAGAAGCGGTGCAAACCGACGAGAACGATATGGAAGCTCCCGTTGCTTCTGCTGATGTTGAGCAGGCCGTCGATCAAGTAATTTCTGTGCAGGAGCCAACAGAAACGGCCCCAAAAAACGATCCTAACCAACTTCTTTTTTCGAGCCTGAATATTTCCGACGACTTGCTGAAGGCCGTAACGGATATGGGATTTGTTAGCCCATCGCCCATTCAGGCCGAAGCTATTCCTCCCATCCTGGATGGCCGCGATGTGATTGGCCAGGCTCAAACCGGCACGGGTAAGACCGCGGCCTTTGGTATTCCAGCCCTCGAATTAATTGATGTACAGGATCGTTCCGTACAAACATTGATTCTGTGCCCAACGCGCGAACTGGCCCTGCAGGTAGCCGACGAAATCCGTAAACTAGCCAAATACAAGCGTGGCGTTCGCATTGAAGCCATCTATGGTGGCGACTCTATCGATCGTCAGATTCGTTCGCTTCGCAATGGCGTTCATATCGTTATCGGTACGCCTGGTCGGGTTATGGACCATATGGAGCGCAATACGCTCAAGCTCGACAATGTCAAGATGATGATCCTTGACGAAGCCGATGAAATGCTCGACATGGGCTTCCGCGAAGATATTGAAAGCATTCTGGACGATATGCCCCAAGAACGGCAGACGATTCTGTTCTCGGCTACGATGTCGAAGCCGATCATGCAGATCACGCAGAAGTTCCAGAAAAATCCGGTACTGGTGAAAGTGGTTAAGAAAGAATTGACCAACACCAACATCGAACAAGTCTATTTTGAAGTAAAACCCAAAGCAAAAGTTGAGGTTATGTGTCGTTTGATCGATATGTATGACCTCAAGCTGCTTCTGGTGTTCTGTAATACCAAACGTAAGGTCGATGAGATTGTCGAAGACCTGCAAATTCGGGGTTATCAGGCCGAAGGGTTGCATGGCGATCTGCGTCAGGCACAGCGTAACAACGTTATGAGTAAGTTCCGCGCCGGTACAACCAGCATTCTGGTAGCAACGGACGTAGCCGCCCGCGGTATCGATGTCGATGATGTTGATGCAGTTATCAACTTCGACATTCCGCTCGATGAAGAATATTATGTTCACCGTATTGGCCGGACAGGGCGGGCGGGCAAATCGGGCCGGGCGTTCTCTATGGTTGGCCGCGATGAAAAATACCGGTTCCGCGAAATTCAGTCTTATACTAAAGTTCGCGTTGAAAAAGGTGTAATTCCATCCTTCGAAGACATTGTTGGCGTTCGGAAAGCACGCTTTATCGAACAAATTCGACACACGATTCAGGAAGGTCAGGATCTCGACCTATATGCTGATATGCTGACTCAGCTACACCATGCCGGTTTCTCTACCGAACAGATTGTAGCCGCTCTGGTAAAACGGAGCATGGGTCTGGAGAAAAACGAATTTGCCGATCAGAACCTGGGTCTGGAAGACGACCGCCGTCGGGAGCGCGATGATCGCCGGGATCGCTATGGCGATCGTAATGACCGCCGGAGCGAAGGCCGCTTTGATGACCGTCGCGGTCGGGGTGACAACCGCTTTGGCGATCGGGATCGTAACGACCGCGGAAGCGCACGATTCGATCGTAATGATGACCGCCGGGGCCGTTTTGGCGATCGGGATCGCAACGACCGGAGTTTTGGTCCACGTGAGGGAGGTCGTGGCGAAGGAGCCGGCCGTAATGGCTATTTCGATCGCGACGATAAACGAACTCCCCGCGAGCGCGATGCGAACATGACTCGCCTGATGGTGACGATTGGCCGTAAAGATTACGTTCGTCCGGGCGACATTGTTGGTGCCATTGCTGGCGAGGCCAACATTCCGGGCAACAGCATCGGTAGCATCGATATTTTCGATAAGTTCACCTACGTAGATGTACCGAAAGATGTGGCCAACCGCGTTCTGGACGCTATGGAAGGCAATACAATCAAAGGACGCCGGATCAATATTGAAGTAGCCCGGTAG
- a CDS encoding glycoside hydrolase family 28 protein — protein sequence MLKKYRFLSLIGTTLTSLATQAQTAPVYSWTNLPKIAQPTFRKDTVSILTHGAKPDGVTLNTKAINTAILVCSQKGGGVVLVPAGLWITGPIELKSNVNLHLKKAATLLFTTDKSQYALVEGTYEGKKAARNQSPISGISLENVAITGQGIVDGNGDVWRAVNKNQLTEPQWKEKVESGGVLKEDGKTWYPSEQFKRASTENKSMLLTAGKTPQDFADMKDFLRPNLVVLTSCKKVLLDGVTFQNSPAWCLHPLMCQDLTIRNVTTKNPEYAHNGDGMDIESCKNFLIEGCTLDVGDDAICIKSGKDEEGRKRGMPTENGIIRNNNVYNGHGGFVVGSEMSGGARNIFVYNCTFMGTDKGLRFKSVRGRGGVVEHIYAKDIYMKDIAGEAIFFDMYYFVKFATDGERDMRPVVNEGTPIFRDMKFENIVCNGAAKGVFIRGLPEMPIKNITMEKLVLQADKGVELIDASRIQLKDVRLITKDTKPVILVDNSNNLTFDAIQYDPKASLLFSINGERSQAIEVKNTDLTKAQTQAEFAKGALEKNLTSK from the coding sequence ATGCTGAAGAAATATCGATTCCTGAGCCTGATCGGCACTACGCTAACTTCGTTGGCTACACAAGCTCAAACTGCGCCTGTGTATAGCTGGACAAACCTGCCGAAAATAGCCCAGCCGACTTTTCGGAAAGATACCGTATCGATTCTGACCCACGGCGCCAAACCCGACGGTGTTACATTGAACACAAAAGCAATCAACACGGCTATCCTGGTGTGTAGCCAAAAAGGGGGCGGAGTTGTGCTGGTGCCTGCCGGACTATGGATAACCGGGCCAATTGAGTTGAAAAGCAACGTCAATCTGCACCTGAAAAAGGCCGCTACGTTGCTGTTTACGACCGACAAAAGCCAGTATGCGCTGGTTGAGGGAACGTATGAGGGTAAAAAAGCAGCTCGCAATCAGTCGCCGATATCGGGTATCAGTCTGGAGAACGTAGCGATAACGGGGCAGGGCATTGTGGATGGTAATGGTGATGTCTGGCGGGCGGTCAATAAAAACCAGTTGACCGAACCGCAGTGGAAAGAGAAAGTGGAATCGGGTGGGGTTTTGAAAGAGGATGGCAAAACCTGGTATCCGAGTGAGCAGTTCAAGCGGGCCAGTACCGAAAACAAAAGCATGTTGTTGACGGCTGGCAAAACGCCACAGGATTTTGCCGATATGAAAGATTTTCTGCGGCCGAACCTGGTAGTGCTGACGAGTTGCAAAAAGGTTTTGCTAGATGGCGTTACCTTCCAGAATTCACCGGCCTGGTGCCTGCATCCGCTCATGTGCCAGGATTTGACAATTCGCAACGTAACGACGAAGAATCCTGAATATGCGCACAACGGTGACGGCATGGATATTGAATCCTGCAAAAACTTCCTGATCGAAGGGTGTACGCTCGATGTTGGCGACGATGCGATTTGTATCAAATCGGGCAAAGACGAAGAAGGACGTAAACGGGGGATGCCAACGGAAAACGGCATTATCCGAAACAACAACGTCTATAACGGTCATGGTGGTTTTGTGGTCGGCAGCGAAATGAGCGGAGGAGCGCGGAATATTTTCGTGTATAATTGTACGTTCATGGGCACCGATAAAGGTTTGCGGTTTAAGTCAGTACGGGGTCGGGGTGGGGTAGTCGAGCACATCTACGCGAAAGACATTTACATGAAAGACATTGCCGGAGAAGCCATCTTCTTCGATATGTATTATTTCGTGAAGTTCGCAACGGATGGGGAGCGGGATATGCGCCCGGTTGTCAATGAAGGCACGCCCATATTCCGGGATATGAAGTTTGAGAATATCGTTTGCAATGGCGCTGCCAAGGGCGTATTCATCCGTGGATTACCCGAAATGCCGATCAAGAATATTACCATGGAAAAGCTCGTGTTGCAGGCCGATAAAGGGGTGGAACTGATCGATGCCAGCAGGATACAACTCAAGGATGTTCGGCTAATCACCAAAGACACCAAGCCCGTTATTCTGGTCGACAACAGCAACAATCTAACCTTCGACGCCATCCAGTACGACCCGAAGGCCAGCCTGTTGTTTTCCATAAACGGTGAACGGAGTCAGGCCATTGAGGTAAAAAACACCGATTTGACAAAAGCCCAGACACAAGCTGAATTTGCCAAAGGTGCTCTGGAAAAGAACCTGACGTCGAAGTGA
- a CDS encoding GDSL-type esterase/lipase family protein, which translates to MEENRWQSVVDNLKEGDYVFIQFGHNDEVPTKKSYTTEADFQANLIRFITETRAKKATPVLITPVARRKFDDAGKIEGTHPVYSELVRNVAANQNTLLIDLDTQSQQLLQQFGVENSKLLFLQLAPGEHPNYPAGKEDNTHFSELGARRMAEIVLANIKSLKLDLADRIVTPETAK; encoded by the coding sequence ATCGAAGAAAATCGCTGGCAGTCCGTTGTGGATAATTTGAAAGAAGGCGACTATGTGTTCATTCAGTTTGGGCATAACGATGAAGTCCCGACCAAGAAAAGCTACACGACGGAAGCTGATTTTCAGGCCAATCTGATTCGATTCATTACTGAAACGCGGGCGAAGAAAGCCACGCCCGTACTCATTACACCCGTTGCCCGTCGGAAATTCGACGATGCCGGAAAAATTGAAGGTACCCATCCGGTCTATTCCGAATTGGTACGTAACGTAGCTGCTAATCAGAATACACTCTTGATTGATTTAGACACCCAAAGCCAGCAGCTTTTACAGCAGTTTGGCGTAGAAAATTCGAAACTTTTATTCCTGCAACTCGCACCGGGCGAACACCCTAATTATCCAGCAGGAAAAGAAGATAATACGCATTTCAGCGAATTGGGTGCCCGTCGAATGGCCGAAATTGTGCTGGCGAATATAAAGTCGTTAAAGCTTGATCTGGCCGACCGCATTGTAACGCCAGAAACGGCCAAATAG
- a CDS encoding pectinesterase family protein: protein MKQLLLFFCFVAGAHAAWSQATLSPTTSITFTVAHDGSGNYKTIQEAVNSFRDHMQVRVTLFVKNGIYAEKLVIPSWKPNIHVLGESKEGVIITGDDYSGKAYPGGKDWIGNRKYSTYTSYSVFVDAPDIILENLTIRNTAGRVGQAVALHVDGDRFVCKNCNLLGNQDTLYAAAEGSRQYYENCYIEGTTDFIFGKSISVFQSCTIKSLSDSFITAAATPSYQKYGFVFFDCKLIADAAAKKVYLGRPWRPYAKTIFIRTTMGEHILPLGWDNWDNADNEKTVLYAEYKSTGPGGNPSKRVGWAKQLSDKEAKPYTLANIFSAQSVWMPNTKPE, encoded by the coding sequence ATGAAACAACTGCTTTTGTTCTTTTGCTTCGTAGCCGGTGCGCATGCCGCCTGGAGCCAGGCAACGCTATCGCCCACAACTTCTATAACCTTTACCGTTGCTCACGATGGAAGCGGCAACTACAAGACCATTCAGGAGGCTGTCAACAGTTTTCGCGATCATATGCAGGTGCGTGTGACGTTGTTCGTGAAAAATGGCATTTATGCCGAAAAACTCGTTATCCCATCCTGGAAACCCAATATTCATGTTCTTGGCGAGAGCAAGGAAGGAGTCATTATCACGGGCGATGACTATTCGGGGAAAGCGTATCCAGGCGGTAAAGACTGGATAGGCAACCGCAAATACAGTACGTATACCTCCTATTCTGTTTTCGTCGATGCGCCCGATATTATTCTGGAAAATCTGACCATACGGAACACCGCCGGGCGAGTAGGGCAGGCAGTAGCGCTGCATGTCGATGGCGATCGGTTTGTTTGCAAAAACTGCAATCTGCTTGGCAATCAGGATACTCTTTATGCTGCCGCTGAGGGGAGTCGGCAATATTATGAAAATTGTTATATCGAAGGCACGACCGATTTTATCTTTGGCAAATCGATTTCGGTGTTTCAGTCATGTACTATCAAAAGCCTTTCTGATTCGTTCATTACCGCTGCCGCTACCCCGTCTTATCAGAAGTATGGTTTTGTTTTCTTCGACTGCAAACTGATTGCCGATGCTGCGGCCAAAAAAGTGTATCTGGGTCGCCCCTGGCGGCCATATGCCAAAACGATTTTTATTCGGACCACAATGGGCGAACATATTCTGCCTCTAGGTTGGGACAACTGGGACAATGCTGACAATGAGAAGACGGTCCTTTACGCCGAATACAAGAGCACAGGGCCCGGTGGGAACCCCTCGAAGCGAGTTGGATGGGCAAAGCAGCTTTCAGACAAAGAGGCCAAACCGTATACACTAGCCAATATCTTCTCAGCACAGTCGGTATGGATGCCAAATACCAAGCCTGAATAA